The following is a genomic window from Actinomycetota bacterium.
CCTCCCGCCCACCCCGACCATCCCGGTACCGACGCCGTCGGGGTCGGCCGAAGCCCATGCCCGTGCCGCCCGAGCCGGGCCGGGCGGCGCCACTGCGGCGTGGAGGCCGCAGCGCACCTAACGGCGCGCAGTCACGCGAACGCCGACTCCGCCGGGACGGCGGTCGGGTCCAGGGGCAGCGTGGCCACGATCGTGGTCCCCCCTCCCGGCGTGGAATGCACCAGCAGCGTGCCTCCTCCGAGCTCGGTCCGCTCGCGCATCGACGCCAGGCCCACCCGGCCCGCCCGGAGGAAGTCCCGCGCGGATCCGGGGTCGAAGCCCCCGCCGTCGTCCACGATCTCCACGCTCAGCCGGCCCGCGACGGCCTCCACCGACACCCCCACCTCGGTGGCACCGGCGTGCTTGCCGGCGTTGGTGAGCGCTTCCTGCACGATGCGGTAGGCCAGCGTCTCCACGTCCGGGGGGACCTCCACCATGGCCCTCCCGGCGAACCGCGTGCGCACGCCGGCATCGCGTCCGAACCGGGCCAGGACATCGCGCAGCGCCGGCACCAGGCCCCGCTCGTCCAGCACCGGCGGGCGGAGGTCCGACATCAGCCGGCGAAGGTTCTCGGTCTCCTCGGAGATCTCCCCCCGGATCTTGGTGAGCATGGCCACGGCCTTGTCCACGGATCCCGAGCGCAGCAGCATCAGGACCGCCTCGAGCGAAAGGGAAGCCGCCGAGACGCCCTGCACCGGCCCGTCGTGGAGGTCCCGGGCGATGCGGTTTCGTTCCGCCTCGATCGCGGTGTTGGTCCGCTTCAGCAGGCGGGTCCGGTCCTCGTCCCGGTCCTGGAGGAACTGGAGCAGCGAGCGGATGGTCTGGTCGGCGACCCGGGCGGCGGTGACGTCCCGCACCACCAGGATCCGCCCCGGGTGACGGCCGGGAAGCTCGGATGAGCGGGCTTCCAGGTAGAGGGCCTGTCCGCTCCGCTGGAGGACCGCCTGCCCGGTCTCCGGAAGCTCCGCCAGCGAGCCGGCAGGCCCCTCGACCTCCTCCGCCAGGCTCTCCCACGTCCGGACCAGCACGCGGCTCTGGGACAGGCCCACCATGAGACAGAACGCGTCGTTGGCCCGCCGGATCACCCCGGCGGCGTCGAGCTCGACGATCCCGTCCGCCGCCGCGTCCACCAGCATCCGCAACCGTTCCTCGGATTCCGCCAGGGAAAGGTGCAGCTCGGTGAGCCGGGCCAGTCCAGCCCCGGCGTCCGACAGCGCGCGGTCTTTCTGCTCCAGGACCCTGGCGGTGGCCTCGCTGGTCCGGCTGACCCGTGACAGCGTGATCACGATCCTCCCCGCCAGGGCGAGCGTGGGGAGCCCCACCAGCAGCCCGGCCTCGACGGGCCGCCCCCCTCCTCGGAGCTCCAGCTGCGAGATGGCCACCAGGCTGACGCACGTCCCGATGACCGACATCGCCGAGAGCGCGGTTCGGCTCCAGCCCCGCCCGTCCCGGGGCCGCGGCGACGCCAGGGTGGGCTCCACCACCAGCAGGGCGGCCGCGGCCAGGGCGCCGAGCCCCAGGGACAGGTCGACGGCGGCCTGGCCGGCCAGATAGTGGTGGCGGATCCACTCGAAGCCGAACCCGAGCGTCGAGCCGGCGAAGGATCCCACCACCAGGAACAGGCCGAGGTGCATGGGGGACGGCCTCCGAAGGGCCAGCGCCGCCCACGCCACCAGCACCAGCATGGCCGAGCAGGCGAACAGGGCGCTGGACGCCACGGCCTCGCCGCTCGGCTGACCGGACGGGCGAAGCAGGGGGTACAGGACCGACGCCGCGGCCACGGCGGTCAGCCCCACGTCGGCCATGACCTCCCGGCGGCCCTGTGAGTCGAAATGGACCCTCAGCTCGAACCAGAACAGCGCCACCAGCAGGATGGCCACCGCGCCGACGACGATCGCGGGGAGGAGCGTGCCGCCTGCGGGGCCGGTGGGCGCACGCAGCAGGTCGCGGACCAGGAACAGTGCCTCGAACGCCCCGATCAGCGCCAGGGCCGCTCCCAGGCCCAGCCCCGCCCTCCATCCTCCGGGGCGGCGGGCCGCGTGGATGACCACCACGCCGGACAGCAGGGCCACCCCGCCGACGGCCCCGTGGGACAGCATCGCGCGCGGCAGGATGCCCCTGGGGACCAGTGCGTAGGCCAGGATCAATGCCGCGGCGCAGCCGCCCAGGACGGCCAGCGTGGAGCGGCTGCGGTGAGGAGGAAGCGCGCGATCCATTCGTCCCATTGAATATCGCCATCCCCGGCGGTCAGCTGCATCCGTCGGTTGGCGCGAGCTTCGGGGGATATTCCGCTAGGCGGAACGGACTACGGGTCCATCCCCCGAAAGGGCCACAGTGGGGCCGGGGCCACGAGGGCCGATCGACGCGAAGAGAGCTGGGTTCCGGGGTGGCTTGGCGCCATCGGGCCGGTCGGGGACCAGGGGTCCGGACGTGCCCGGAGGCAGCGTCACTCGATGAGGCGGCGGCGGAGCGCTTCGGCCACGGCCGCGGTGCGGTCCGAGGCCCCGAGCTTCTCGAAGATGTGCTCGAGATGCGTCTTCACGGTGTCCGGCGAGATGAACAGCTTCTCCGCGATGTCCCGGTTGGTGTGCCCGAAGGCCAGCAGCTGGAGGACCTCGATCTCCCGGGCGGTGAGCGTCTCGGCCTTGCGGTCGCGTTCCTTGACCGTGGACAGCTCCTCGGCCAGGGCCACCACCAGCTGCGGGTCGATGACCATGTTGCCGCCGGCCACCAGGCGCACCGTCTGGATGAGGTGCTCGGCGTCTCGGGCCTTCAGGACATAGCCTCGGGCACCGGCGCGCACGGCCTCCACCACGAACTGGCGGTCGTCGTACGCGGTCAGCATGATCACGCCGACCTTGGGGAAGCGCTCCCGGATCTTGCGGGCGGCCTCCAGGCCGTCCATCTCGGGCATCCGGATGTCCAGCAGGACGATGTCCGGGGAGGCCCGGTCGATGAGGGTGATTGCCTCCTCGCCGTTCGCCGCCTCGCCCACGACCTCGATGTCCTCCGCGGTGTCCAGGTAGCGACGCAGGCCCTGGCGGACCAGGGAGTGGTCGTCGGCGATCGCGACCTTGATGGTCATGGCCCGGCTCCGCGGCTCGGCCGCCGTCGCAGACATCCCATTCGACATTCCATCCTAAGACTCGGCATTCGGCACCCCAAAGTGAAGCCGAAATCTCGGAATGGCGGACTTTTTTCGCCCGGGGCTCCCGATGCCCCTGGCGCCATTCGGGCCGCCGAGGGGTGAGACGGTGTCGGACGAACGGCGTAGCTGCCGCGATGAGGGGCTCATGCCAGGGTAAATTACACCACTGGCATTCTCCCGCCGACCGAGGAGAGGAGCAGGTGCCAACCGCCGGCTCATCGACCACCCCCGCCGCCGTCACCTACGGCCGGCAGAACCGGGCCCGGCTGATCCGCCGCATCTACCTCGGCCTCCTGGGCGCCTTCCTCGTGCTCGGACTCCTGAACGTCTTCGGCTCGAGGACCGGCTCGGTGTCCGCGCAGGCCAACGGGTACTCGCTGCGGGTCGTCTATCCGCAGGCCAGCAGGCCAAGCCTGCCGGTGAAATGGGAGCTCACCCTGACCCATCCCGGGGGGTTCTCCGGGCCCGTTCGCGTCGGGATCCCGATCGACTATTTCAACCTCTTCGACTTCAACAACACCTACCCGCTGCCCAGCGACACGCTGAACGAGGGTGGGCTGGTGATCATGGTGTTCCCGGCGCCGGCCGGTGACACGCTGGAGGTCCTCCTGGACGCCCGGACCCAGCCCGGCCTGCGCGCCGGCATGAGTACCAGCACCTCCATCCTGGGCAACGACGACCGCGCCCTGGTCACGGTCCGCTACACGACGAGGGTGATGCCCTGATGCAGATCGTGGTCCGCGCGGCGGTCATGTACTTCTTCGTGTGGTTCCTGACCCGGGCCATGGGTAAGAAGGAGATGGCCCAGCTGTCGGTGTTCGAGATGATCCTGGCGGTCACCATGGGCGACCTCATCCAGCAGGGGGTCACCCAGGAGGACCAGTCCCTGACCGGAGCCATGCTCGCGGTCGGCACGATCGGCATGCTGGTGGTGCTCTTCTCGTTCGTGGCCTACAAGACACCGAGGACGCGTTCGGCCATCGAGGGGATCCCGGTGATCCTGGTCCGCGACGGCAAGCCGGTGCAGCGGGCCATGCAGTACGAGCGGATCAGCCTGGACGAGGTGAAGGACGCCGCGCGAGCCCAGGGCATCGAGACCCTGGCCCAGGTCAAGCTGGCCATCCTGGAGCCCGGCGGGACCTTCTCGTTCCTGAAGGCCGATGGCCAGGACGACCAGCAGGGCGAGCCCGCCAAGAAGGAGTAGCTCCAGGGCGCCCCGCCGCCGAGCTCAGAAGATGTAGTACCAGTTCACGAAGAGCACGGTGAGCAGGCCGAGCCCCGCCGCGGACGCCGCGACGATCAGGTGGTGGGGGATTCGCTTTCGTTCCGCCAGCAGGGCCAGGCCCCAGAAGATCGGGAACAGGACCAGCAGGAACCGGGGCACCGACATCAGGGGCCGGCCCAGGAACGAGAAGCACAGCGGGACCAGGATGCTGGCCCACGCGTAGAAGCCGTACGTGGGCCGGAGCCTGGC
Proteins encoded in this region:
- a CDS encoding PAS domain-containing sensor histidine kinase, which gives rise to MDRALPPHRSRSTLAVLGGCAAALILAYALVPRGILPRAMLSHGAVGGVALLSGVVVIHAARRPGGWRAGLGLGAALALIGAFEALFLVRDLLRAPTGPAGGTLLPAIVVGAVAILLVALFWFELRVHFDSQGRREVMADVGLTAVAAASVLYPLLRPSGQPSGEAVASSALFACSAMLVLVAWAALALRRPSPMHLGLFLVVGSFAGSTLGFGFEWIRHHYLAGQAAVDLSLGLGALAAAALLVVEPTLASPRPRDGRGWSRTALSAMSVIGTCVSLVAISQLELRGGGRPVEAGLLVGLPTLALAGRIVITLSRVSRTSEATARVLEQKDRALSDAGAGLARLTELHLSLAESEERLRMLVDAAADGIVELDAAGVIRRANDAFCLMVGLSQSRVLVRTWESLAEEVEGPAGSLAELPETGQAVLQRSGQALYLEARSSELPGRHPGRILVVRDVTAARVADQTIRSLLQFLQDRDEDRTRLLKRTNTAIEAERNRIARDLHDGPVQGVSAASLSLEAVLMLLRSGSVDKAVAMLTKIRGEISEETENLRRLMSDLRPPVLDERGLVPALRDVLARFGRDAGVRTRFAGRAMVEVPPDVETLAYRIVQEALTNAGKHAGATEVGVSVEAVAGRLSVEIVDDGGGFDPGSARDFLRAGRVGLASMRERTELGGGTLLVHSTPGGGTTIVATLPLDPTAVPAESAFA
- a CDS encoding response regulator transcription factor yields the protein MSATAAEPRSRAMTIKVAIADDHSLVRQGLRRYLDTAEDIEVVGEAANGEEAITLIDRASPDIVLLDIRMPEMDGLEAARKIRERFPKVGVIMLTAYDDRQFVVEAVRAGARGYVLKARDAEHLIQTVRLVAGGNMVIDPQLVVALAEELSTVKERDRKAETLTAREIEVLQLLAFGHTNRDIAEKLFISPDTVKTHLEHIFEKLGASDRTAAVAEALRRRLIE
- a CDS encoding DUF421 domain-containing protein, yielding MQIVVRAAVMYFFVWFLTRAMGKKEMAQLSVFEMILAVTMGDLIQQGVTQEDQSLTGAMLAVGTIGMLVVLFSFVAYKTPRTRSAIEGIPVILVRDGKPVQRAMQYERISLDEVKDAARAQGIETLAQVKLAILEPGGTFSFLKADGQDDQQGEPAKKE